In a single window of the Desulfovibrio mangrovi genome:
- a CDS encoding ATP-dependent sacrificial sulfur transferase LarE, which translates to MSEYSIRIQALEEILRGLSNQRIGVAVSGGIDSRLLAFTLVRLKLPFTAVHATGPHLSPAETAFARRWLAGKGIRHMAIRFDPLQIPAAASNDKDRCYHCKLALFSGFRDLYGHDAVILEGSNATDATEYRPGRRALEELGILSPYALAELTKDNIRQFARETGLDWPDQPARACLMTRFAYGLQPDADTMLRLGKAEDALADTGLTDFRLRIPEQGKALLQISTAQKSLAQTALDTVKSLLAMEGFRDVDIVFAESISGYFDRTS; encoded by the coding sequence ATGTCCGAGTATTCAATAAGAATTCAGGCCCTTGAGGAAATCCTCAGGGGCCTTTCCAATCAACGAATAGGGGTTGCCGTCTCCGGCGGCATCGACAGCCGCCTGCTGGCGTTTACCCTTGTCCGGCTCAAACTCCCCTTTACGGCGGTGCATGCCACCGGTCCACACCTCAGCCCGGCGGAAACCGCCTTCGCCCGCCGCTGGCTGGCCGGGAAAGGCATCCGCCACATGGCCATCCGCTTTGATCCGCTTCAAATTCCCGCAGCCGCATCCAACGACAAAGATCGCTGCTACCACTGCAAGCTTGCCCTGTTCAGCGGCTTTCGGGATCTCTACGGGCATGACGCCGTTATTCTGGAAGGATCCAACGCCACGGACGCCACGGAATATCGCCCAGGCAGACGCGCACTTGAAGAACTGGGTATTCTCAGCCCTTACGCACTGGCGGAACTGACCAAGGATAACATTCGCCAGTTCGCGCGGGAAACCGGTCTCGACTGGCCGGATCAGCCCGCACGTGCCTGCCTGATGACCAGGTTCGCCTACGGCCTGCAACCCGACGCTGACACCATGCTCAGGCTCGGGAAAGCTGAAGATGCACTGGCCGATACTGGCCTGACCGATTTCCGGTTGCGCATCCCAGAACAGGGTAAAGCCCTGCTCCAGATTTCCACTGCACAAAAATCCCTTGCGCAGACGGCCCTTGACACGGTAAAGAGCCTGCTCGCAATGGAAGGTTTCAGGGATGTGGATATTGTTTTTGCTGAATCCATAAGTGGCTACTTCGACAGGACAAGCTGA
- a CDS encoding WcbI family polysaccharide biosynthesis putative acetyltransferase: MSRKLCLIHANCQGDPLRKLLMLHPQFGQEFEVVKYTNYLRESIPDEQLRSCSLFLYQPLGEKWDDHASDALLARVNPDAVNLAIPNMLFKGYWPFWTNRSPIEFGDAFLDKLVGMGLEKKEILYICLHTDIAAKHDLAAMFEKSILHEIEKEKGCVVGTVDLVLERFRTEKLYNTINHPNRRLILHVTAGILSHLGYAPLPRVLVDAFQDPYPEFELPLHPQIAAFHSLSFGDAATRYNVFGKMRTYEEYVGFYVDCRQLNIRDFSSYLHLV, from the coding sequence ATGTCCAGAAAACTGTGTCTTATTCACGCGAACTGTCAGGGCGACCCGCTGCGCAAACTGCTGATGCTGCATCCGCAGTTCGGGCAGGAATTTGAGGTCGTCAAATATACCAACTATCTGCGTGAGTCCATTCCGGACGAGCAGCTTCGATCCTGCTCTCTCTTTCTCTATCAGCCCCTTGGCGAAAAGTGGGATGACCATGCCTCGGATGCCTTGCTGGCCCGGGTTAATCCTGACGCCGTGAATCTGGCCATCCCCAACATGCTGTTCAAGGGCTACTGGCCGTTCTGGACCAACCGCAGCCCCATTGAGTTCGGCGATGCCTTTCTGGACAAGCTGGTGGGCATGGGACTTGAGAAGAAGGAAATCCTGTACATCTGCCTGCACACGGACATCGCAGCAAAGCATGATCTGGCCGCCATGTTCGAGAAATCCATTCTGCACGAGATTGAGAAGGAAAAGGGCTGCGTTGTAGGCACCGTTGATCTGGTGCTGGAGCGGTTCAGGACAGAAAAGCTCTATAATACCATCAACCACCCCAACCGGCGTCTCATTCTGCATGTGACCGCCGGTATTCTCTCCCATCTGGGCTATGCGCCCCTGCCGCGGGTGCTCGTGGATGCTTTTCAGGATCCGTACCCTGAGTTTGAGTTGCCTCTTCATCCCCAGATAGCTGCGTTTCACAGTCTGTCCTTCGGCGATGCAGCCACCCGTTACAATGTCTTCGGCAAGATGCGGACATATGAGGAGTACGTGGGCTTTTACGTGGACTGCAGACAACTCAACATCCGCGATTTTTCAAGCTACCTGCACCTCGTGTGA
- a CDS encoding homocysteine biosynthesis protein — MSKFTVNKTIAEINDRIRKGKAVVLNAEEMTEAVRTMGKEKAAREVDVVTTGTFSPMCSSGLLFNIGQKEPPTMKTSKVWLNGVPAYAGLAAVDSYIGATEPSEDDPLNKVYPGTFKYGGGHVIEDLVRGKSVHLRAEAYGTDCYPRKSLDKKISLADLPFAELYNPRNCYQNYNAAVNLTSRIIYTYMGPLKPNMRNVNYATAGKLSPLFNDPLFKTIGFGTRIFLGGGIGYVVGAGTQHVPNPKRTERGLPLSAAGTIQVKGDLKKMNTRYLRGLSFIGYGCSMSVGVGIPIPILNEEIAWYTGVDDSDIQMPVKDYGHDYPNCLPRVLQHVTYEDLKSGEVEIQGKKVETVPMTSYSISLEVANTLKEWIEKGEFLLSEPVEPIPAW; from the coding sequence GTGTCCAAGTTTACGGTTAACAAGACCATCGCGGAAATCAACGATCGCATTCGCAAAGGCAAGGCCGTTGTTCTGAATGCGGAAGAAATGACCGAAGCCGTCCGCACCATGGGCAAGGAAAAGGCCGCCCGTGAAGTGGACGTGGTTACCACGGGCACCTTCTCTCCCATGTGCTCTTCCGGGCTATTGTTCAATATCGGGCAGAAAGAACCCCCGACCATGAAGACGTCCAAGGTCTGGCTCAACGGCGTGCCCGCATACGCCGGCCTTGCCGCCGTGGACAGCTACATCGGCGCCACCGAACCTTCAGAAGACGACCCGCTGAACAAGGTCTACCCCGGTACGTTCAAGTACGGCGGCGGCCATGTCATTGAAGACCTCGTCCGCGGTAAATCCGTTCATCTTCGTGCGGAGGCCTACGGTACGGACTGCTACCCCCGCAAGTCACTGGACAAGAAGATCAGCCTTGCGGATCTGCCGTTTGCCGAACTGTACAACCCCCGCAACTGCTATCAGAACTACAATGCGGCCGTTAACCTGACCAGCCGCATCATTTACACCTACATGGGGCCGCTCAAGCCCAACATGCGCAATGTGAACTACGCCACGGCAGGCAAGCTCTCGCCTCTGTTCAACGACCCGCTGTTCAAGACCATCGGTTTCGGCACGCGCATCTTCCTTGGCGGCGGCATCGGCTATGTGGTCGGTGCGGGCACCCAACATGTGCCCAACCCCAAGCGCACGGAACGCGGCCTGCCGCTTTCCGCAGCCGGCACCATTCAGGTCAAGGGTGACCTCAAGAAGATGAACACCCGTTACCTGCGCGGCCTCAGCTTCATCGGCTACGGCTGCTCAATGAGTGTGGGCGTGGGCATTCCCATTCCGATTCTGAACGAGGAAATCGCGTGGTACACCGGCGTGGATGATTCCGACATCCAGATGCCCGTCAAGGATTACGGCCACGACTATCCCAACTGCCTGCCGCGCGTGCTGCAGCACGTGACCTATGAAGACCTGAAGAGCGGCGAGGTGGAAATTCAGGGCAAGAAGGTGGAAACCGTGCCCATGACCAGCTATTCCATTTCGCTGGAAGTGGCCAACACCCTGAAGGAATGGATCGAGAAGGGCGAGTTCCTTCTCTCGGAACCTGTGGAACCCATTCCGGCCTGGTAA
- the pyrE gene encoding orotate phosphoribosyltransferase — MLELKKRLARILAEKSYREGNFTLASGKKSDYYFDCRQTALHPEGCWLIGQLFFDLLKDKDIHGVGGMTLGADPLVSSVAVISHEQGKPLPALIVRKQAKGHGTGQYVEGLANFTEGQTVYMLEDVVTTGGSVITAIERIEAAGLKVAGVCCVLDRQEGGREALKEKGYDLISIFTRKELVELANA, encoded by the coding sequence ATGCTTGAACTCAAAAAACGTCTCGCACGCATTCTTGCGGAAAAGTCCTACCGCGAAGGCAACTTCACCCTCGCTTCCGGCAAGAAGAGCGACTATTACTTCGACTGCCGCCAGACCGCCCTGCATCCCGAAGGCTGCTGGCTCATCGGCCAGCTGTTCTTTGACCTGCTCAAGGACAAGGACATTCACGGCGTGGGCGGCATGACCCTGGGCGCTGACCCGCTGGTCAGCTCCGTTGCCGTCATCTCGCACGAACAGGGCAAGCCCCTGCCCGCGCTCATCGTCCGCAAGCAGGCCAAGGGCCACGGCACCGGACAGTATGTTGAAGGTCTTGCCAACTTCACCGAAGGGCAGACCGTATACATGCTTGAAGATGTTGTTACCACGGGTGGTTCCGTCATTACCGCCATCGAACGCATCGAAGCAGCCGGCCTCAAGGTTGCCGGCGTATGCTGCGTGCTCGACAGGCAGGAAGGCGGACGCGAAGCCCTTAAGGAAAAAGGCTACGATCTGATATCCATTTTCACCCGTAAGGAACTGGTGGAACTGGCGAACGCTTAG
- the purB gene encoding adenylosuccinate lyase, with product MIDRYTRPEMGQLWTLENKFRVWLEVEIAVCEAWHRLGEIDAESMKQIREKADFDVDRILEIEETTRHDVIAFLTAVEEKVGPAARFIHLGCTSSDIVDTANGVLLTRAGELICKGFERLLASLKTLAHAHKGRLCMGRTHGIHAEPTSFGLKMAGFYAEFSRHYERFKQALDGIRVGKISGAVGTMAMIPAEVEIITCELLGLSVDPISTQIIQRDRHAHFFTSLALAAGGIERLCVELRHLQRTEVLEAEEGFRKGQKGSSAMPHKKNPISAENMTGLSRLIRTNALASMENMALWHERDISHSSVERVIMPDSTILMDYILNRLAGLIDNLRVIPENMDRNLMGSMGLFFSQRVLLALVDTGMGRQDAYVMVQRCAMESWDTKQLFKDIVCKDTEITSRLTAEKLEEIFDPSYYLRHEDLIFNRVFG from the coding sequence ATGATTGATCGCTATACCCGCCCTGAAATGGGCCAGCTCTGGACACTGGAAAACAAGTTCCGCGTCTGGCTGGAAGTGGAAATTGCCGTGTGCGAGGCATGGCACAGGCTCGGCGAGATTGATGCCGAGAGCATGAAGCAAATCCGCGAAAAGGCCGACTTTGATGTGGATCGCATTCTTGAAATCGAAGAAACCACACGCCACGACGTCATAGCATTTCTGACCGCTGTTGAAGAAAAGGTCGGCCCCGCCGCCCGTTTCATCCACCTCGGCTGCACCTCTTCCGACATCGTGGACACCGCCAACGGCGTGCTGCTCACCCGCGCAGGCGAACTTATCTGCAAAGGGTTTGAGCGCCTGCTCGCTTCCCTGAAAACGCTGGCACACGCCCACAAGGGCCGCCTGTGCATGGGACGCACCCACGGCATTCACGCAGAGCCCACCAGCTTCGGCCTGAAGATGGCAGGATTCTATGCTGAATTCTCCCGTCACTACGAGCGCTTCAAGCAGGCGCTGGACGGCATCCGCGTCGGCAAGATTTCCGGCGCCGTGGGCACCATGGCCATGATTCCCGCAGAAGTGGAAATCATCACCTGCGAATTGCTGGGCCTTTCCGTTGACCCCATCTCCACCCAGATCATCCAGCGCGACCGCCATGCGCACTTCTTCACCTCCCTTGCCCTCGCCGCAGGCGGCATTGAACGCCTGTGCGTGGAACTGCGCCACCTGCAGCGCACGGAAGTGCTGGAAGCGGAAGAAGGTTTCCGCAAGGGCCAGAAGGGCTCTTCGGCCATGCCGCACAAGAAGAACCCCATTTCCGCAGAGAACATGACCGGTCTTTCCCGCCTGATCCGCACCAACGCCCTTGCCTCCATGGAAAACATGGCCCTGTGGCACGAGCGTGACATCAGCCACTCTTCCGTGGAACGCGTGATCATGCCGGACTCCACCATTCTCATGGACTACATCCTGAACCGCCTTGCAGGTCTCATCGACAACCTGCGTGTCATTCCCGAGAACATGGACCGCAACCTCATGGGTTCCATGGGCCTGTTCTTCTCCCAGCGCGTTCTGCTCGCACTGGTGGACACGGGCATGGGCCGTCAGGACGCCTACGTCATGGTGCAGCGTTGCGCCATGGAGAGCTGGGACACCAAGCAGCTCTTCAAGGACATCGTCTGCAAGGATACTGAAATAACTTCACGACTTACGGCGGAGAAGCTTGAAGAAATCTTCGACCCCAGCTACTATCTCCGCCATGAAGACCTGATTTTCAACCGGGTTTTCGGCTAA
- a CDS encoding FmdB family zinc ribbon protein produces MPIYEYRCNACEQIFEEWQKSFEDAQPDCPVCGGTSERVMSNTTFVLRGGGWYVSEYGRNSASTKPDSSASAASSGSSEPGSGTSSASGTSDAVASGGTAS; encoded by the coding sequence ATGCCCATTTATGAGTATCGTTGCAATGCATGCGAACAGATCTTCGAGGAATGGCAGAAGTCCTTTGAAGACGCACAACCGGACTGCCCCGTCTGCGGCGGTACTTCCGAGCGAGTTATGTCCAACACCACCTTCGTACTGAGGGGGGGGGGCTGGTACGTTTCCGAATATGGCCGCAACAGTGCGAGCACCAAACCGGATTCTTCGGCAAGCGCCGCAAGTTCCGGTAGCTCCGAACCGGGATCCGGAACCTCTTCTGCTTCAGGCACCTCCGACGCAGTGGCGTCCGGTGGTACCGCTTCTTAA
- the amrB gene encoding AmmeMemoRadiSam system protein B: MVHPSHTIRRPVVAGQFYTGDPEALRQQVSEFLAAGQRQPKGEPEAAPTMLAMVPHAGYVYSGAVAGQTLGAARLADTVILLGPNHTGRGEPVAVWPGGEWITPLGSVAVDADFAACLVKTDPVFALDTAAHLYEHSLEVVLPFLQVAKPDVRIIPIAIATPSPEVLARCGAALARCIQVYKTPVTMVVSSDMSHYVSHEEARRNDLLALAMVESLDPEGLYNTVREHGITMCGVLPMTAGLVACRLLGADRGTVVRYATSGEVNGDMDKVVGYAGALVPSPL; encoded by the coding sequence ATGGTGCATCCCTCGCATACCATCAGACGCCCTGTCGTGGCTGGACAGTTTTATACCGGCGACCCCGAGGCGCTCAGGCAGCAGGTGTCCGAGTTTCTTGCCGCAGGGCAGAGACAGCCCAAAGGCGAACCTGAGGCCGCGCCGACCATGCTGGCCATGGTTCCCCACGCTGGCTATGTCTACTCCGGCGCCGTGGCGGGGCAGACCCTTGGAGCGGCCCGTCTGGCGGATACCGTAATCCTGCTTGGTCCGAATCATACGGGGCGTGGAGAGCCCGTGGCGGTATGGCCGGGTGGAGAGTGGATTACTCCCCTAGGCAGTGTAGCGGTGGATGCGGATTTCGCTGCCTGTCTCGTCAAAACGGATCCCGTGTTTGCCTTGGATACCGCCGCGCATCTATACGAACATTCTCTTGAGGTGGTGCTGCCCTTCCTGCAGGTTGCCAAGCCCGACGTGCGTATTATCCCCATCGCCATTGCGACTCCCTCGCCGGAAGTGCTGGCCCGTTGCGGGGCTGCTCTGGCCCGCTGCATTCAGGTCTATAAGACTCCCGTCACCATGGTGGTCAGCTCTGACATGAGCCACTATGTTTCGCACGAAGAAGCCAGGCGTAACGACTTGCTCGCTCTTGCCATGGTGGAATCGCTGGACCCCGAAGGGCTTTACAACACGGTACGCGAACATGGCATTACCATGTGCGGCGTGCTGCCCATGACGGCAGGATTGGTTGCCTGCAGGCTGCTGGGGGCAGACAGGGGCACGGTCGTGCGCTACGCTACGTCGGGTGAGGTAAACGGCGACATGGATAAGGTCGTCGGGTATGCGGGCGCTCTTGTGCCTTCTCCTCTCTAG
- a CDS encoding L,D-transpeptidase family protein has product MRSALFSVLILSIVSLAFPQAGYSAGLTKGWQARFEEHPGIPPSLVAVDKGQQQLYLMEHKSPLAVAAQYVCTTGQIEGDKQDEGDKKTPEGVYFVQRHIPNGLDFGLYGGMAYTLNYPNPMDLLRKKSGHGIWVHGRGHNIVPRETQGCVAMNNADLLKLGPNLKPGTPVVLAHTIADKAPQTTEEKKIASAVLNMTREWATAWGNRDSVMFEYYDGDAYTKSQSGDFADFVATKERLFKNLPWILNWIDDIYVLQGPDYWVSWFKQYYRAPNLTVQGYRRLYWHKDTEGNLLIAGMEWERADLDLEPDFLKAQKQSIDQFIEGWRTAWESANLKKYAESYTESASQGTRKGIAAIRDHKKIVWVSAKPQKVRLSNPKYSVSSNGLTVEMIQQYSSSDGFSDKGIKILVLRPDGISWRIESEDWRPL; this is encoded by the coding sequence ATGCGCTCCGCATTATTCTCGGTTCTTATTCTGTCCATCGTATCACTCGCCTTTCCTCAGGCGGGTTATTCCGCAGGCCTGACCAAAGGCTGGCAGGCCCGCTTTGAAGAGCATCCGGGCATTCCGCCCTCGCTCGTTGCCGTGGATAAGGGACAGCAGCAGCTCTACCTCATGGAGCACAAGAGTCCTCTTGCCGTTGCCGCCCAATACGTGTGCACGACCGGTCAAATCGAGGGCGACAAACAGGACGAAGGCGACAAGAAAACGCCGGAAGGCGTCTACTTTGTGCAACGTCACATCCCCAACGGACTTGACTTCGGGCTGTACGGCGGCATGGCCTACACCTTGAATTACCCAAACCCCATGGACCTGCTCCGCAAGAAATCCGGACACGGCATATGGGTTCACGGTCGCGGGCACAACATTGTCCCCCGCGAAACCCAGGGCTGCGTGGCCATGAACAATGCAGACCTGCTCAAGCTCGGCCCCAACCTGAAGCCGGGCACCCCCGTTGTTCTGGCCCACACCATTGCGGACAAGGCTCCCCAGACAACCGAGGAAAAGAAGATCGCCTCCGCCGTTCTCAACATGACCCGCGAATGGGCAACAGCCTGGGGCAACCGCGATTCGGTCATGTTTGAATACTATGACGGCGACGCCTATACGAAATCCCAGTCGGGCGACTTTGCCGACTTTGTGGCTACCAAGGAGCGTCTGTTCAAGAACCTGCCCTGGATCCTGAACTGGATTGACGACATATACGTACTGCAAGGCCCGGACTACTGGGTATCGTGGTTCAAGCAGTATTACCGAGCCCCCAACCTGACTGTGCAAGGCTACCGCCGCCTGTATTGGCACAAGGATACGGAAGGCAACCTGCTTATCGCGGGCATGGAGTGGGAACGTGCCGATCTTGATCTTGAACCCGACTTTCTCAAGGCACAAAAGCAAAGTATTGACCAGTTTATCGAGGGGTGGCGTACCGCGTGGGAATCTGCTAACCTGAAAAAGTACGCAGAAAGCTATACGGAAAGCGCATCTCAGGGCACCCGTAAAGGCATTGCGGCCATACGCGATCATAAAAAGATTGTATGGGTTTCGGCGAAACCGCAGAAGGTCCGCCTGAGCAACCCGAAATACTCCGTAAGCAGCAACGGCCTGACCGTTGAAATGATACAACAGTACAGCAGCTCCGATGGATTCAGTGACAAAGGCATCAAGATTCTGGTGCTGCGTCCCGACGGCATATCCTGGAGAATAGAAAGCGAAGACTGGAGACCGCTCTAG
- a CDS encoding tetratricopeptide repeat protein, producing the protein MASNISMKMKQKQYEGHVVDYVTVSKGYFLIVSDDNSFQSILRGTVQKHLAITEDCMSVVSNPDHILKTIRDTSLRRKSILIFIERTLQGKDMGFLVRQLKNAFDFVKIIILTGEADRQKLVLLHEIGADNFITKPISINTLIEKIAFTIKPQGKLGQLIDLAKSMVTRGAYDQALKASRKILEIKPNSAAGFLVMGDAYKGLGKVDKAREAYESASDNAQLYLEPLKKLADLHRETGEIEQQLKYLEKLDRLSPLNVERKVDIGTIHVELGNEEEAEKLFDSAVNQATREALSYIGEISERIGHVYSQRDPVRAEQYYRRALDAKGDMLEKSDIATFNSLGIALRKQGKWYEAAQEYEKALRISPDDEHLFYNLAMACAEGKQFRTGAEHLESALGINPNFPRKDKTLAYNMGLVFMRAGRKDNAREMFQIALELAPDFDKAKEMLSQL; encoded by the coding sequence ATGGCCAGTAACATCAGCATGAAAATGAAACAGAAGCAGTATGAAGGCCATGTGGTCGATTACGTGACTGTTTCAAAAGGCTATTTTCTCATTGTCAGCGATGACAACAGTTTTCAGAGCATCCTTCGGGGTACGGTGCAGAAGCACCTTGCCATAACCGAAGACTGCATGAGTGTGGTCAGCAACCCTGACCACATTCTCAAGACGATCCGTGATACCAGCCTGCGCCGCAAGAGCATTCTCATCTTCATCGAACGCACCCTGCAGGGCAAGGATATGGGGTTCCTTGTCAGACAGCTGAAGAATGCCTTCGACTTCGTCAAAATCATTATCCTGACCGGTGAAGCGGACAGGCAGAAGCTTGTTCTCCTGCACGAAATCGGCGCGGACAACTTCATCACCAAGCCCATTTCCATCAATACGCTCATCGAAAAGATCGCCTTCACGATCAAGCCGCAAGGCAAGCTCGGCCAGCTCATAGACCTTGCCAAGAGCATGGTCACACGCGGTGCTTACGATCAGGCGCTCAAGGCCAGCCGCAAGATTCTTGAAATCAAGCCCAACTCCGCAGCGGGCTTTCTCGTCATGGGCGACGCCTACAAAGGGCTGGGAAAGGTTGATAAAGCCCGCGAGGCGTACGAAAGCGCCAGCGACAACGCCCAGCTGTATCTGGAACCGCTCAAGAAGCTGGCCGACCTGCACAGGGAAACCGGCGAGATTGAACAGCAGCTCAAGTACCTGGAAAAACTCGACAGACTGAGCCCGCTGAACGTGGAACGCAAGGTGGATATTGGCACTATTCACGTGGAACTGGGCAACGAGGAAGAAGCGGAGAAGCTCTTTGACAGCGCCGTGAATCAGGCCACTCGCGAAGCCCTTTCCTACATCGGCGAAATTTCCGAACGCATCGGCCACGTATATTCCCAGCGCGATCCGGTCCGGGCCGAGCAGTATTATCGCCGCGCCCTTGATGCCAAAGGCGACATGCTCGAAAAATCGGACATCGCCACCTTCAACAGCCTCGGCATTGCCTTGCGCAAGCAGGGAAAATGGTACGAGGCAGCGCAGGAGTACGAAAAGGCCTTGCGCATCTCCCCCGACGACGAGCACCTGTTCTACAACCTCGCCATGGCCTGCGCGGAAGGCAAGCAGTTCCGCACAGGAGCGGAGCATCTGGAGAGCGCCCTCGGCATTAACCCAAACTTCCCGCGCAAGGACAAGACTCTTGCCTACAACATGGGACTGGTGTTCATGCGGGCAGGCCGAAAGGACAACGCCCGCGAGATGTTCCAGATAGCGCTGGAATTGGCACCGGACTTTGACAAGGCGAAGGAAATGCTCAGCCAATTGTAG
- a CDS encoding MOSC domain-containing protein: protein MNGTIVAVCTSTRTGEKKVPVESVTLEKDFGIVGDVHGGTGRQVSLLAIESVDPMREKMPSLSDGDFAENLLVRGIPLARLLVGTRLRAGDGVELEITQIGKKCHSKCNIHKTVGYCIMPTEGVFVRVLSGGTLKPGDPVSVI from the coding sequence ATGAACGGAACCATTGTGGCTGTGTGTACCAGCACGCGAACTGGCGAAAAGAAGGTGCCGGTAGAGAGCGTAACGCTGGAAAAGGATTTCGGTATTGTCGGGGATGTACACGGCGGAACCGGAAGGCAGGTGAGTCTGCTGGCCATTGAAAGCGTGGACCCCATGCGCGAAAAGATGCCCTCGTTGTCTGACGGCGACTTTGCCGAGAATCTGCTCGTAAGGGGTATTCCTCTGGCGCGGTTGCTGGTGGGGACAAGGCTGCGTGCCGGTGACGGTGTGGAACTGGAAATCACCCAGATCGGAAAGAAGTGCCATTCCAAGTGCAATATCCACAAGACGGTCGGATACTGCATCATGCCTACGGAGGGCGTATTTGTGCGTGTTCTGAGCGGAGGCACCCTGAAGCCGGGGGACCCCGTCTCGGTTATATAA